A segment of the uncultured Treponema sp. genome:
TTTTGTGCGGAATTCTTAGCGACACTTTGATTCTTCAATCTGCGACGACAACCGAATACGATGTTCTTACCGCTGAATATTTGAGCAACATTACAGAGCTGGACATAAAAACTTTGGGAAACGACATTATAAAAAGCGGAAGCCACATAGACGGACGTTCTGCGGAAGAAGTTGTGCATCAGGATATGAAAGAATATTCTGAAAACAAATTTAAATATTCTGTGAGCCAGATTGAAGTTGACAGCACACGTGAAATTGTTGAGCGTAAAAAAGAATTCCTTGATTGCCTTGAGCAGGAAAGAAAATTAAAAGGAGCTTTGTTCAGCGCGCTTCTTGTAACGGACATAACAAAATTAAGCTCGATAATGTTTTTAGCAAGCGATCCGAAATTTGAAGCCGTCATAAATTTCCCGAAACGCGACGAGCACATTTATTACATGAAAGACATTGTTTCGAGAAAAAAGCAGCTGATTCCTTTGCTTTCTGAATTGACTGCAAAAGTAAATTAAAAGTTTTTACAGAAATTTTTTTATTGTTTCTACAATTTTATTCTGAACCGGAAGAATTTCCTGAAGTCTTGCGTGGGCTTCTGGAATTTTTTCTTGGCGCAGAAAATCTGTAATTTCCGTGTAAGCTTTGTAAAGCGGAGTTACAGAAAGATTTCCTGTATTTCCTTTTAATGTGTGCGCCTTGGAAATTGCATTGCTAAGATTTCCGTTTGCAATGTCGCATTCGATTTCGCTGTTCTGTTCAATTGAATCGGGAAGTTTTTTCAGCATCATTTCTAAAAGCTGGCTGTTGCCCATAAATCGTTCGAGCGCAGAATCCATGTCGGCTCCAAGATTTTTCAGTTCGTTTATCAAATACACAAAATCCCTCCAAAGAAAAATAAAATTATTTTATTATATATCAATTTTTCATTATTTCAAATTTTTTTTGCACGGTTTTCCGGCGGAATATAACCTTGTGAACTTTAGTTTGTTTTATTATATTAGTAAAAATTAATGAGGTGGTTATGATTGAAGTTGAAAATGTGTCGAAGCTGTTTGGAAATTTCCGGGCGGTGGACGGCATAAGTTTTTCTATTCAGACTGGAGAAATTGTTGGGCTGCTTGGTCCGAACGGAGCTGGAAAAACGACAACGATGCGAATGATTTCCGGTTTTCTTGAGCCTGATTCTGGAACTGTAAAAATTGACGGGCTTGATGTTTTAAAAAATCCGGTTGAGACAAAAAGAAAAATTGGATATATGCCAGAAAGCGCGCCGATGTATTCCGACATGATTGTTGCCGACTATTTAAAATACATTGCTGAAATTGAAGGTCAGAATCCTGCGGAAAAATGCCAGGAGCTTGCAGAAGTCTGCGGACTAAAAGAAGTCATGCACAAAAATATTGGAGAGCTTAGCCGCGGAAACAGACAGCGCGTTGGGCTTGCTCATGCTCTTATGGGAAATCCTGAAATTCTTATTCTTGACGAGCCGACAAGTGGACTTGATCCAAACCAAGTTTTGGAAGTGCGCAATTTGATTAAGCAGATTGGAAAAACTCACACTGTAATTATTTCAACGCATATTCTTAGCGAAGTTGAAATGCTTTGCGGCAGAGTTATTATTATTTCCGGCGGAAAAAAAGTTGCCGATAGTCCGACAGAAGAACTTCGCGAGCATTTTGGAAATTCGTCTGAAGTTCAGCTTTGTGTTTCCGGGGCTTCTGCAGAAGATGCTGAAAAAATATTCCACGGAATAAATGGCGTTTCAAAAATTCATTCAATTTTAAATGATGGAAAAATTGAATTTAGAATTTCCGTTGAAAAAAATATTGAAGTCAGACCGGAACTCGCAAAGGCGTGCGTGCAGAACGGCTTGGAGCTTTTTGAAATGCAGCAGAAAAAGAACAGCCTTGAAGATGTGTTTAGAAGCTTGACTTCTGCGCATGATTCTGAAAATGGAGTAGAAAATGAAAAATAAATCTTGGGCAGTTATTATGAAACGGGAACTTTGCTCGTATTTTACAAGTCCTGTTGCTTACATTGTTGGCGCGCTGTTTCTTTTGTTCAGCGGATTTTTATTTTTTTCTACATTCTTTTTGGTGAACCGACCTGAGCTTAGAAATTTTTTTGAGCTGCTTCCGATATTGTTCAGTTTTTTTATTCCGGCAATGACGATGCGAATTTTCAGCGAGGAAAAAAAGAGCGGAACAATGGAAACTTTGGTTACGTTGCCTGTTACAAATTTCGATATTGTTGCAGGAAAATATCTTGCGAGTTTTGTTTCTAGTATTGTGCTTTTGATTCCGACTTTTTTTTATGTTGCAGCTTGCGCAATTTTTGCTTCTTCGCGAATTGATTTTGGTCCTGTTGTCGGCGGATATTTGGGAGCTGTGCTTTTGGCTTCGGCTTTTTGCGCGATTGGAATTTTTGCTTCGTCTGTTACAAAAAATCAGATTATCGCATTTTTCCTTGCGTTTGCAATTTGCATTTTCCTTACGATGATTACAGTTTTTTCTGTTTTGCTTCCGGGAATTTTCGTTGGCTTCGCTTCGTTCATTTCTTCCACGAGCCACTTTATGTCGATTTCGAGAGGCATAATTGATTCGCGCGATATTTTGTATTTTGTTTCTTTGACAGCAGTTTTTGTTTCTCTGACAGTCTGCGTAATTTCAAATCAAAGGAAAGGTTGAAAAATGAAAAAGGAAAATAAATTTATTTCATGGATAAAAAATCCTTCCGCGGACATCTGGCTTTTTATAGTTGCCGTTGTTCTTTTGAATCTTGTTGCTTCCCGCGCTTTTTTTAGAATCGACTTGACGGAATCAAAATCATATTCGCTTTCATCTTCGAGCAAAGAAGTTGTAAAAAATCTTGAGGAGCCGCTGAACGTAAAAGTTTTCTTTTCAGCAAATCTTCCGTCGCCTTATTCGAACGTTGAGCAGTATGTGAAAGATATTTTGGCTGAATACGGAAATTCCGCGAATAAAAATTTCAGCTGCGAATTTTTTGACATGGAAGATTACGACAATCAGAGAATTGCAAGAGGCTACGGGCTGAATCAAATTCAAATCCGCGAGCTAAAGAATAATGAAGTCGGCTTGAAAAATGTGTTCATGGGAATTGTTATTTCTTATGCGGACCAAATAGAAAAAATTGACGGCATTTCTTCAAGCGACGGATTGGAATACAAAATTACTTCCGCCATTGGAAAAATTATTTCCAGCACAAATATTCTTGCGGGACTTTCCGACAATGTAAAAGTTTCGCTTTACAAATCTGAATCGCTTGAGCAGTTTAATATTTCCGGCTTTGAAAAAATTGACGATGAAGTTGGAAAAGCTTTTTCTGCGGCGAACAAAAAATTTAAAGGTCGGCTTGATTTTAAATCTGAAAATCCTGATTCTGAAACTTCTCTTGCGCTCGGAAAAAAATATGGAATCCAGTCAGTGTCTTGGAAAAATCCTGATGGAAAAATTGAATACGGAACAATCGGGCTTGTTGTTGAATATGGTCAGAAAGTTCAGCTTGTTCCGCTTAGACTTACAAACGCAATTTTTCAATATGTGGTTTCGGGACTTGACGACTTGGAAGAAAATATTGAAGAGTGCGTGAAAACTGTTGTTTCAAAAACTGATGTGATTGTTTATGTTGCAGGACACGGCGAGCATTCTCTTGCGGACAAAAACGATTCAATGTATTTGAAAAGTCTTCTTGCCGACACTTATGATTTGCAGGAAGTAAATCTTTTGGAAAATGAAATTCCGATTTCTGCGCAGTTGCTGATTGTAAACGGTCCGAAAGAAAAATTT
Coding sequences within it:
- a CDS encoding ATP-binding cassette domain-containing protein, which gives rise to MIEVENVSKLFGNFRAVDGISFSIQTGEIVGLLGPNGAGKTTTMRMISGFLEPDSGTVKIDGLDVLKNPVETKRKIGYMPESAPMYSDMIVADYLKYIAEIEGQNPAEKCQELAEVCGLKEVMHKNIGELSRGNRQRVGLAHALMGNPEILILDEPTSGLDPNQVLEVRNLIKQIGKTHTVIISTHILSEVEMLCGRVIIISGGKKVADSPTEELREHFGNSSEVQLCVSGASAEDAEKIFHGINGVSKIHSILNDGKIEFRISVEKNIEVRPELAKACVQNGLELFEMQQKKNSLEDVFRSLTSAHDSENGVENEK
- a CDS encoding ABC transporter permease subunit — protein: MKNKSWAVIMKRELCSYFTSPVAYIVGALFLLFSGFLFFSTFFLVNRPELRNFFELLPILFSFFIPAMTMRIFSEEKKSGTMETLVTLPVTNFDIVAGKYLASFVSSIVLLIPTFFYVAACAIFASSRIDFGPVVGGYLGAVLLASAFCAIGIFASSVTKNQIIAFFLAFAICIFLTMITVFSVLLPGIFVGFASFISSTSHFMSISRGIIDSRDILYFVSLTAVFVSLTVCVISNQRKG
- a CDS encoding Gldg family protein, producing the protein MKKENKFISWIKNPSADIWLFIVAVVLLNLVASRAFFRIDLTESKSYSLSSSSKEVVKNLEEPLNVKVFFSANLPSPYSNVEQYVKDILAEYGNSANKNFSCEFFDMEDYDNQRIARGYGLNQIQIRELKNNEVGLKNVFMGIVISYADQIEKIDGISSSDGLEYKITSAIGKIISSTNILAGLSDNVKVSLYKSESLEQFNISGFEKIDDEVGKAFSAANKKFKGRLDFKSENPDSETSLALGKKYGIQSVSWKNPDGKIEYGTIGLVVEYGQKVQLVPLRLTNAIFQYVVSGLDDLEENIEECVKTVVSKTDVIVYVAGHGEHSLADKNDSMYLKSLLADTYDLQEVNLLENEIPISAQLLIVNGPKEKFSDAELYKIDQFVLRGGNAIFFVDSVDEIMPYGEMAYYSQPEYVPVENGLEKLFDSYGIKIGNEYVMDEKCFSQLTQQYGKLDFYYTPLIQKNCLDQKNLISKNLGNIFFPQTFEIDISGAKENKDAKVSVIAKTSEKSWTVPVAENFVLSPMSIFPPKEEDKFSSKNVAVLIEGKFKSAFDNSPFESEAENVLAAKNHLDSSIQNSKIFIASTSCIATAKFGLLQEDSQTPNSYFVRNAVDYMNGKEDFCSMRTKNLSLNTLKMSSGKFALAVKYFNQVGLAVLVALGGLCVFVLRRQHREKIRMTYDPEDPRQK